From the Hordeum vulgare subsp. vulgare chromosome 1H, MorexV3_pseudomolecules_assembly, whole genome shotgun sequence genome, the window acacaaacttCGGCGGTGTAGCGCTCAAGGGAGTGGCCGGAGGGGCAACACAAGAGTGATGCAGTTCCATTTCCGCCGGAGTTGAGACctatggcggcggtggtgggaaGAGCTCGCCTTGGGCATGATTTGAAAGTggctgattttttttctttttctgagaatTGATTGCGGCTGAGCAAATATGAGAGTTGGGTTGGTTTTGGGAGTTAACTTCTTCAGAATTTTAGAAGTCAACTGCTTGAATGTTCGGCTAGCTGTGGTTAATTtgtcaaaatagaaaaaaataggaTTTACACCTAGCTAAGGCGcactggatacactcggatgtacgagtacAGCTCCACTCGAgagtggtaacaaccctatgtctcgagcCCTCAGGTTGATGTTTGCTTATGGGGTGTGTGATAATATGGGATGTTGAACCCTTGTTCAGTAGTTCGGGAGTGGCTTATGTAGAGTGTGCCACGACCAACCGGGCCTAATTACAAGGGTGAGTTAACTCTAATAACTACGAAAGTTACTAGTAACGATAGCTCTAACtccggcgttactggtaacgcacGTCTTCACTATACTTCATGTGATAGTTTAAGTCTTTCGCCGTTGCAATCTCTTTGTAGCCCACGCCTTGTTGTAGTCCGAGTGTTGGGGCGCATCCGATTGATACAAGATGATCTGAGTGACCTTGTGCAAACCGAGTGAAGACATGCTTCTCTGAGTGAAGTTACGACTGCACCGATGGCTTTGGAAACACTTATGTTCATGTAGGGTCTTGTACAACCTTGTCAGTGGCCATGGACCTCGGCAATGGCTACGACGACCAAACGAGCCTTGAGAGGAGGTGCATGGGTGGCTGGAGAAGAGCCACGATCCATTCAATGGGAAGGAGGCATCGATGTGGACGCCTTCTTCTTCACCGCCGCCTCGGTGAGGACCTTCTTGGCCTTCATCGGGTTTCTTGCCCGCTTGGCACCAACCGGAGCAAGTGAAGGACCAACGTCGAGCAGTCGTCGCCGCGGACGTCACGCCTTGCTACTGACCTTTGTTGACGGCACGACAGTCCGTACCACATTCTTCGTCTTGAACCGCTTCATTAGCACAGGGGGTGGTGCATGGGTCAAACTTCAGCGGTGTAGCGCTTAAAGGAGTAGCCGGAGGGGCAGCGCAAGAGTGATGTGATTCCATTCCCACCGGAGTTGAGACatatggcggcggcggtgggaagAGCTCGCCTTGGGCAGGATTTGGAAGTGGCTGATTTTTTTTCTCTCGTGAGAATTGGTTGCGGTATGAGAGTTGGGCTGGTTTTGGAGTTAACTTCTTCAAAGTTTTAGAAGTCAACTGGTTGAATGTTCTGCTATGCGTAGTTAATTTGtcaaaatagaagaaaaaaagaggagttaCAGGTTTTTATGGGAtatagatgctctaagagcatctctagcacaccccGTATAATACTACGACTATATCCGGCGACCTATACGGGTTTGGGTTATTTTTTCTGTCACACAGTAGATACTGCAAACGCGGCACGGCCTATAAAACTTTTGTAGTGACCCGTAAACGTGACCGCTCGAACGCTATTTCTACGGGTTCGACCGCTGGATGCGGGTCGAAACCATATCCCTCCGCCGCGGTGATGatggagccggaggccgaggcggtgccGCAGCGACCTGTTGGGGGTGTCGTTGAACCGGAGGATTTCCTTCCCCCGGCGGAGGCGGATAGCTTGTTGCCCGCGCTGCTCGCGCGGAGTGCGCgggtgtaacgccccggacacatccGCCGATGGTCGGGGGCGTTACACCCCCGCCGACGATCGTTACTCCTGACGAgatctagactggcctcacatatcaatatgatcgcttaacttgggagttctgttggaatgggctcccggaaaagaagaaattccttattgatatgagtagtctatcatcccaaataagccaggctatcacagcgGGAGGCGGAAGAGGACCAGCAGCGTCGCCGGAGGGAAGAGGAGGTCGACACCGTGCTCTACGAGCAGGGTGTTGCGTCGGCGCTCGCCTTCGGCCACAAGCAGGAGGAGTGGCACCGCGAAGCCACACTGCACAGGAGAGCATCTACGTCGAGCTCTCCTCCGACAAGGACGACGACTGAGCGATGGGAGCATCTACTACCGCACGAGCTCGACTCCGGTGAGCTCGGTTTTACGGAGTGAGGTAGGATAGTTGCTCCGATAGGATAGTTTATCTGTACCCACCTTGTAGTATGTATGATCGTCTACTATGTAAAATAAACTATGAATGAAGTGTGTTTTTAATTTCGCCCGCGAGTGCCTTTTTTAAATTATGGACCTTTTTTAAATTATAAAGTTAGATTATACGAGATCTGTTTTGCGGTGTAATATTTCGTTCCGCAAAACACAACTTCGACAGACTGTAAAATGATTTTACAGGTCATAAATATGCGGGgtatgctagagatgctctacgaCTAGAAACACAACTTCGACAGACTGTAAAATGATTTTACAGGTCATAAATATGCGGGgtatgctagagatgctctacgaCTAGAAAGGAGAAAGAAGTAGGGAAGCGGGAGGATGAGGAAGATGAGCAGAGCAGAAGTTCGATGAGCAGAGCAGAAGTTCGATGTTTGCCAACAAAAAACGGTGGACAATTTGGTATAGTACACAAAAGAAACAGTTGAGGCATTCCAGGCAGAGAGCGCGGGCGGGTGAAGAAATTTCGTTAATTCTCAGCCTGGATAACATTTCAACAACAAAACAGCCTACTAACAAGGCCGCATGGATGTATCCATGTAATTTACATCTCAAGCAAGTTACTGCCTCCATCTCCAAGGCCCCGAACCGCCGCGGAACCCTCAGTCCCATATCGTCGCCGCCTTCTTCGGCGTCTGCATCTCGCTGTACGGCGCCCCGCCGCTCCTGGTGACCGGCCGACCAGACCGGAGCGCTGGCACCATCGGCGCCGCCATGTAGCTGCCACCCCGGGCGTAACCCCCACGCGCGTCGTACCTGCCGGCCACCGGCACAGGCACAGGCACAGGCGCTGGAGAGTACTGCGGCTGTGGGCTGCGGTAGGGGTTGTAGTTGCCCTGCGAGAACATGTGACCGCCGCCCGGGTGCACCGGCGAGCTGCTCATGTATCCAGCCAAGCCTCCGGGGCTGTCCCCGGCGTGGTCATGGAAGGCTTGCGGTGCAGCATTCAGGCCGCCGAGGTTGGGCGAGCTCCGGACACGCTGCATCCCGCCGCGGAACACGGCCTGCTCTACGATGTTGGCGCGCGGGGAGTTCCCCGCCGAGACGATGCCGTTGGGCTGGTCCGGGTACGGCGGGCTTCCGTCAGGCGTGCCGGGCACCGAGGCCACGTAGCGCTCCCGCTCCGGCTggaggtggtggtgctggtgatgGTAGTGCGGCTGGCTGCGCGCGTAGCTGACGTGGCGAGAAGACGggacgggggcggcgacggcggcggagaCTTGGTGCGGCACGAAGACGTAGACGCGGAAACGGGGCGACGCGGACGGCGACCGCTTCGCCTCGAACCGGTCGTACTCGTCGAGCATGTGGCCCAGGTCCTCGTCGCAGGTGACGGACACGAGCACGTCGAGGTCGTCGGAGGATAGCAGCTGGTACTTGATGGCCGCCACATCCGTCTTGAACAtctcctccaccttcttcttcaaaTCTGCACGCGGGGGAGAGCAGATTTGAGCGCGCCGCGACATTGAAGCAACAAGAAACACACGCGCATCAACAAGGCATGGGTGGACGGACACGGCGTACGTACCGCGGAAGCGGATGGAGCGGGGCACGGCGAGGACGCGGGTGTCGCCGCCAATGTACTTGAGCGCGCCGTCGGACGGGCGGGGCATGATGCGGCCGCCGAAGCTGCAGAGTATCTTGAAGCGGACGCTGGgtgcgcctcctcctccaccaccaccaccgctgcTGACGCTGGTCGGGGAAAGGTGCACGTCGTCGTCGGTGGTCGCGCCGCCCTCGGACTCCGCGGTCATCGTCGGCATCGCGTGTTCCATCTCTTGCTCGATCGAAGGCAAAGGGATATGCCGAGCACGCAAAGAATCTGCTGAGTACTGAATGGACCTGCGCAAGAGCATTCGGCGCTTAAGTAGATGCCGCCACGTTTGGTCAATGCGCATAAAATCCGCCCCGAATTATCCAAGCGTGATGCTTGCCACTTTCCCATTCCGCCATCTACAGTACATGAACCCATTTCTTGGTTCATCGGAGCAGGGTAGCCGAACACGAAGGATTGGCCACTAGAAGggccaaaaaagaaaaaagcaaTCTTTCAAGAAAAAAGAAGATTCTGAAAGCAAGTGGCGCACACTTTC encodes:
- the LOC123443128 gene encoding uncharacterized protein LOC123443128 isoform X1, which codes for MRIDQTWRHLLKRRMLLRRSIQYSADSLRARHIPLPSIEQEMEHAMPTMTAESEGGATTDDDVHLSPTSVSSGGGGGGGGAPSVRFKILCSFGGRIMPRPSDGALKYIGGDTRVLAVPRSIRFRDLKKKVEEMFKTDVAAIKYQLLSSDDLDVLVSVTCDEDLGHMLDEYDRFEAKRSPSASPRFRVYVFVPHQVSAAVAAPVPSSRHVSYARSQPHYHHQHHHLQPERERYVASVPGTPDGSPPYPDQPNGIVSAGNSPRANIVEQAVFRGGMQRVRSSPNLGGLNAAPQAFHDHAGDSPGGLAGYMSSSPVHPGGGHMFSQGNYNPYRSPQPQYSPAPVPVPVPVAGRYDARGGYARGGSYMAAPMVPALRSGRPVTRSGGAPYSEMQTPKKAATIWD
- the LOC123443128 gene encoding uncharacterized protein LOC123443128 isoform X2 — protein: MEHAMPTMTAESEGGATTDDDVHLSPTSVSSGGGGGGGGAPSVRFKILCSFGGRIMPRPSDGALKYIGGDTRVLAVPRSIRFRDLKKKVEEMFKTDVAAIKYQLLSSDDLDVLVSVTCDEDLGHMLDEYDRFEAKRSPSASPRFRVYVFVPHQVSAAVAAPVPSSRHVSYARSQPHYHHQHHHLQPERERYVASVPGTPDGSPPYPDQPNGIVSAGNSPRANIVEQAVFRGGMQRVRSSPNLGGLNAAPQAFHDHAGDSPGGLAGYMSSSPVHPGGGHMFSQGNYNPYRSPQPQYSPAPVPVPVPVAGRYDARGGYARGGSYMAAPMVPALRSGRPVTRSGGAPYSEMQTPKKAATIWD